DNA from Heterodontus francisci isolate sHetFra1 chromosome 32, sHetFra1.hap1, whole genome shotgun sequence:
gccgtacacctgctctgtgtgtgggaagggatttactcagtcatccagcctcaagacacaccagcgagttcacactggggagaggccgttcagttgctccgtgtgtgggaagggattcactcagtcatccagcctctatacacaccagcgagttcacacaggaGAGAGGCCGTTTAGCTGCtccgattgtgggaagggattccctCAGTCATCCAGCCTCtataaacaccagcgagttcacacaggggagaagcCTTTCAGCTGCTccaagtgtgggaaaggattcactcggtcatcctacctactgagacaccagcgagttcacaagtgattgCAGGAGTTAGATTctactgttattgctgctgttaattgcATCCAGGACTGAACAATGTTCATTCTGAATTTGAGGTTTATTTCAGTTGATATTAATTCCTGTAACTGGACTGGAGCTCAATATTCTGGatatatgttttaaaaaaaaaaaaaatcaggtttgcgTCAAACATCATGTTCGAGTCCTTGATTTCTCCAAGATTTCTCTGACttccatttttgggccttttctcctttTGTTAATGgaagacttgtatttgtatagtgcctttcacaacttcaggatgtcccacagTGTTTTATAGGTAATGAAGTTCTTTTGATGtgtgctcagtgggtagcacactctagtgcagcactgagggagtgctgaacggtcagaggcgccatctttcagatgaattattaaactgaggcccaccttccgcttcaggtggatgtaaacgatcctgTAGCACTGTCAAAGAAGAGCTGCAAAGTTATCCCTggggttctggtcaatatttatcccttcatcaacatcagtaaaacagatgctctcattatgacattgctgtttgtgggagcttgc
Protein-coding regions in this window:
- the LOC137347507 gene encoding zinc finger protein 239-like, encoding SNLETHKDTRTTDKPWKCGDCGKGFSYPSKLETHRRIHTGERPFTCSECGKGFIQSYHLLRHQLVHFDDRGFVCSECDKSFKIKNDLLLHLRIHTGERPYTCSVCGKGFTQSSSLKTHQRVHTGERPFSCSVCGKGFTQSSSLYTHQRVHTGERPFSCSDCGKGFPQSSSLYKHQRVHTGEKPFSCSKCGKGFTRSSYLLRHQRVHK